Part of the Chanodichthys erythropterus isolate Z2021 chromosome 13, ASM2448905v1, whole genome shotgun sequence genome is shown below.
tcttctgggaaggctttccacaaggtttaggagtgtgtttatggtaATTTTTGaccgcatttgtgaggtcaggcagtgatgttggtgaGAAAGCCTGAGAGCAACctattctttcacaaatgtttgtagaagcagtctgcctGCCtcggtgcttgattttatacacctgtggccatggaagtgattgaaacacctgaattcagttatttggaggggtgtctcaatacttttggcaatatagcgTTAACAGCTCTGATCCAAAACTAaccaggggcctgtaccatgaagccagattagctggctagccagataagtttcagattagtttgcaccaatcctgggttttaggtaccatgaaaaTGACTTGGCTTTTAGTGGTGTTCATCACCATAGTAACTTGCGCTCCACAGCTAACCTGCTCCagggcaggttatgttctggATTAGAGATCTCAAACggaaattggaccaatcagatgtGAGCAAAGTGATAGTGACACATCCAacgcaataaagtcactccgccagtttctcttcctccaaattaaaaGGTCactatatagtaaaaacaaatatttaaagatAAAATTGATAATTggaattattttatgatttatataattaGTATATGATCTATATTGTTATTAATCCAGTACACACAAGCAATTTTAGTTTAACAGTTATTATTAAGCATTTAgtttaaatgaatattaatatatacagataatatgtaatataaatgaGCTGTATATAAACTTTAAATATAACTACATGTGACCTTACATGTCTCTATCACTATATATTATCGACTAAATAAACTAACTTCACAAGTTTCACTTGCACTGATATAGCaagataatttattttattttcttcaatataaattattttaaattcttcattttgttCAATCTCTTATCCTTCAGCAAACGAGTTTTGAATCGCGCTGGCTCTCTCGCGAGAAGCGAATCATTGTTTCTCTCTGTTgaaggcatgtgattggctgttcaccacTGATGTCACGCAATAATGTGCACGTGctccacaaactcaggatcaaagcctgagttgacagagaaagttgatgatcagcatcatggtaccaacaaagccggagtcgagtggtttggttttgtcaactcgaaactaatcctataaccctgagtttgttcatcaaccatcatggtacaggccccagatCTATCAGCCCATCCTCATCCCCATTTCATTTGAACagttttaaatcaaaatataaacaaatgagaAAGTTTTAGATTTAAAACAGCAAACAAGATGGCACAAATACTTAAATGCATAAACATTGCTAACAATTATTAACCAAAGCCATCAATGTGCATGTGTCAGTCACTCTCATAATTATCAGAGCCATTTTGTGAAATCTTTGTGTGTCCAATATATGTTCACTGGAAAGTATCTGAATAGATTTTGAGCAACATAATTTGCGGTTCTGTAGATCAGCAGATGACCAAGAGAGTCTCTACTGGATTGTATTTCATGAGTTAGCCTGCCAAGTTAGCCTGAGTTAGCCTCGAAGGAGGCTCGAATAGAGGAGGAgatggggaggaggagggatgctgaaagaATTGTCGCTGGGATGACGCAGTGACTGCTGCTCATATATGCTcataatgatgattgacaggactgaATGTTTAAGCTCCTCCCATTTGGAACTACATTTAATGTGTGTTCAGGAGCTGCTGAAGGTGTTTATGGAGTTGGGTTTTAAGGGTCAGGAGAAGATTGATTTCTCCACACTTTCCCAGAATCCCTTTCTGCAGGATATAATGGAAGGATCCTCACAGTACCTGCTTTCTGTGAGTACAACACACAAACGTGATCTTACAAACACACTACAGCAGAGCTCAGTGGTGAGAGCTCCATGCCAAACAATGttcaaattaatatatattttagtgaTTGAATGATATCAACATTCCAGTCACTAAATagatcaattaaatttaaaacatcCATTTGATACCAATgtctttaaagtcaccatgaaaaaCTTTTTCTCCCATGTGCctcataatttttaatcaaataacttTCCCCTCCCTCCTTCAGTGTCATCTtttctgatgacgtgtttactggcatgagggcggggcaacctgtcactcacatgagatccaccaatagcaaacaacaacatccaatcaattccgccctacattttttcttgtttgagaagcaatTTTACTAAAATATACGTCACAATATTGAAGACTAACTTCTGTCcaataaaaaaaagacaaagaaaaaacaaatcaaaaaggAATTTTGTGGCTTTTAATCCATCTTCCAGCCAAACATAtgtgctgcgtcccaattcgcatactatgcgtcctaaatagtattcgaaaaaagaattagtatgtcccaaatcgtagtatgttgaaatgagtattccaaagatacccggatggtgtactttttccggttagaattcgaagtacagatccgtgcacacttctaacggctaatattgcccataacacattgcgctgtggacgaggattcgattagaactacaaatacgaataaaaagtgtttaaaaactacaaacatgacggacgtgcgaggtacgacggttaagataaaggggcttgaatgattaataagcagTGTCTAACTTGACAAAAAGATAtctattaaatgttatccacattatatttcatctgcaacagcattgtgaacttttataacgatgtgtttggtcattaacttttaaatgcatcatgcaaagatgaggagagttctctgcatgaaagacccatgactggcagatcaacgtgcgactacatttctctccgaaacggtaggataataaatttaattcaatgtggaggattttaactgtgacaagatgattgacaggacagtttaaacagttacaggttgagtaactaagcaacagaacgtccgttaaagacgctgttatgacgaggtagtatgtcccaaaacttgcatactcttctactacacactcaaaagtatgtactttttctttacaaaaacagtacatacttttaggacgtagtataagtaggcgaattgggacgcagcaatgGTTTTCATAAGAAATATGTCAACACTCATCAAGCCTTTTCATTGGGTCTTTATTGTAATTAGTATGAGCAATGAAAGTAATTAATAATTCTGATTACATTTTTTCTCTACAGGACATTCACAAAATTTTCCAGACCCAACAAACTGAAGATCCTTGAAGCTTCTCAACAtgatacacacaaaaacactttgAATCACACAAAGTACAcactaataaaataataaatgtaagtgTAATCAAAAGCTTTGGTTTTATTTGCTGCAGTTTACAtctaaagtcagcatgaaaacACAAATGAGGGAATTGCCCTTCAATAAACTGAAAACAATCTCCTtcttaatgtatttattgtagCAGAGATACATATTTGATTGTAATTTGTATTGTTTTCTCTCATTATAACGGTTCTGTCAGATCGATTGTTTTGGTGTACCGTACTTGTGTGAATCAAAGATGATTACAATGAAGCTTAAACATGATCTCTTACAACAAAGTAAAATATTAAGATGAAGTCAATGTAAAATCAGTAGAAAACATAAAAGATGTACAGTTAAAAGAATATATAAAATGCTTATAAAGAATATTTGAGTGAATGATTTgttaaatgaaaatggaaataTGAATGCACAAGCATATATGCAATTATAGAAAATAATGGCCTATAAAGATGGATTCCTGATGGATTGGTGGGATCTTCAATTAGGACGTAAGGCTCAGGTGTCTCTAATTTTCTTCCATTTTCCCATCTTCActctgttgttcttgcttaatGGGCACATTTGCTATGTATGCATCCTcagtttttttaactgcttGTATAGATGGAAATTCAGAGAGTAATTCTAAGATGTCACTTCTTGTGCTGACCTGTGTGACAATACTTTCCAGGATGGGCTGCATAGAATATGAAAACTCTATAACACTTCTAGTTTTTTCACCTTCTTTGTAATCAAAGCCACCAGAGTGCATGCCAATCAGATTACAGTGTTCATCAAACACCGGGGAGCCCGATGATCCATGAAAGAAACAAGAATCATAAGTTATCTGGTTCTTGTATAGATACGGCCAACATCCCCATGATACATATGGACAGGAAACATTCTCAgatatgtgtttgtttatacTCTGTAGTTGATTCTCAATCCCAATGATGAAGCAGGGGTCCATCTTCTTAACCCCACAACCTGGGTGTCCCACAATGTAGATGCCACCACTGTTAGGAGAGGGGGCATGCTTATAGCAACTGAGCAATTCAGTACAGTTAGCAGGTTTAACTGTGTTCAGTTCTAGAAGAGCAAAATCATGGCACCTGAGCTTGTCGTCTTTTTCATATCTGTAAGCAATAAGGTCACTCTTTACTGGCAGAGTGTTTGCCTCAGATCCAAAAACTTCATAATTAAACACAGCTTTCAGAGTCCCTGAAAGCTTAAGTGTGCGAGGAGCCTCTTGTGGGGAATAAACAAACTTCTCAACAACATGAGCGTTAGTGAGGATGAATCTGTCAAAGAGTAAGAAGCCGGTTCCTCTGGCAGAATCATCAACTGcaatcacacacacagagtcCGACAGCTCTATGATCCGCCTCACTTTGTTCACCTCAGTGAAACACTCAACAACACCTTTATCATAATCTTTTTGCAAGAACTCTTGAACCTGGGGGTTCTCTTGCTGATTTAGCTGATCCAATACATCTTTACACAGAGTCTGCAGAATGTTCTTAATGTCCGTGAAGAATGAATTTCCAGAATCACCAGAAGAATTTCCAGAAGTAGTCTGAGTTGCGTGCCCTTCAGTTGAAGGATCTGTGACCTTTGTCTTTTTCTCTTGAATTGTTTTTTGTTCTGTGTCATTAGGCTGAACAGACTCACCATCCTTCTTGTCACTACGTAAAGGCGCTATGTTAAATTTACTTTTTAACTCAAATTTCTTGCCAGCATGCAAATCTACAGTCAAATTTATTCCATGGTTGATTTTATCATCATCAACGAGATTACAATCATTGTTACAAATGCCATCAATAAATCTTTCATCACGCTGAAGAGCCTTTTTAAAAGTGTCTCCTTTGTGTGCAAATACACAAACATAGTCAATGTTTTTGTCTGAAAAAACACTGCtcttcattatttttttccttgtcATGCCTCTCGTCCTGATGTAAAAGGTGACTAGGCTTTTAGGGTCAGTATCTGTAGTTGTTTCCTGGTttgtaaatgcacatttttcaaCTTTGTAGAAGTTTATTTGTAAGGTCTCATCCTCTTCAATGAGACAGCAGGGGAAATCTGTCTTCACAGCCGCTCCATGGTGTCTTCCTTTGGATCTTCGGATTATTATTTCCTTCCCCTCCTTATTACAACGCTTAAATTCCACATTCTCATTAAGTGCTCCAAATACAGTTTTGGATGCATCACAATCAACTTTATTTATCCCTCCACTTTTGATACGGAACAGGAAAGTGTGGAGTTTTCCTTCTGCATTCtgttaaattcagaaaaattatgtaaaaataattttaccATCTACCACTAAcccatgtatatatacacaaaccaAGTAAACTAAGAACTTTGTAGTAGTCAATAAGGTTTATTTTGGTCAAATAGTTTAGTCTAAGAAGAGAAGTTCCATACTAGTGATGCGCGGGTCGGCTTTTTTTCCAACCCGCGGGTCCCGCTTTTATGAAATTATTTGGCCCGCCCCTGCCCGCCCCGCACCACTGTATCCATTTTTACAACCCGCCCCGCCCCGCCCCGCACCCGCAGCCATTAAATATACATACTAGTAAGGTGACCACCCGTTCCGCATTTCGCGGGACAGTCCCGAAATTGGGAGCTTTGTTCCGCGTCCCGCAAGACTTAAGTAGTGTCCAGCATTTCATTTACgtctgtagtttttttttttttttttttttttttaatccctgaaattacaacacaacagtaagaaatataataaaaactatgACTGGCAGgcatttaaaaatctgtttgtgcagccgtcatattctagctgtgaaaataacTAACCAATGCAATCATAGAGAGAGTGGACATCAACTCAGTTTACTCAGTAAACATCCAGCAAGGATTTATCTCACATAGCCTACTAGATAAGAACCTCAGGAGCTGCTCAAAGCTGCCTAAATcgatgatttaaagcatgtaatcATCCATTCTGATGGCAAATATTTCCAACGAACGGCAGCGATCAAGCGCCACAcacggaaatggtcgagcaccTACGGAAAAACGAGATgttctccatttgttttaaccaataCAAAATTGCGACGTTCAGACACGACTTTCTTCTCACGTTTATAGTTCATTTAATGCGGGTTATATGGCGTTGttataatgaaaaatgttgAGAGCGCAATATTGTATCACGAGAGCGCATCAAATGCACGAGCGATCTCCGCTCACAGGCGGATTAACTGGACGCGCCCGCGCTCTCTCTCAGATATTACATCTGCGCGCTCAAAATTTGTCATCCTGCATGTGTAGCCGTGAATCTAGaattttatgttgtatttaatgttctgttgtatttaacattaaattctGTTGAATTTAATGTTGCCATAAGAGCAACATTGTAGTGTGGGCACCCAACGGCAGAAACATTAATCGGCGCGTATGCCAAGTTTGCCAACAAGTGTAAAtcactatttacattttaattcacaAATGTATCTGTCTCACGTGGTGTCTCGCATTGTCCAGCAAAATCACATCTActgtcctgcaacagatcaaTAGCCAGGTGGTCACCCTACATACTAGGCATTgcaatataaatgaaaacagccTTTATTTCAGCCTGAAAGTGCTTGGAAACATCGCCCTGTAAACAGGCAACAACACACGATTATGAATATGAACCATAAATCAGGTCATATTAATAACAAGATAATGataaacattttcaacatttacaaagCAGCGTCTGTATTCATCTAACAggctaaataattttttatttcaaatttgtaTTGGCCAACAGTTTACAGCTACATAACCACtgaacttttgttttatttaacacacgGAAAATATGTCTTGACATGCTGGAAGTGCTCATTTTGTGGCTCTCGtgtttgcatatttttttcacacGAGTTTCACACGAGTTGCACTTCACGTCGTAGCGATAGCTACTGTCTCGATTGTCTCTTGCTGCAGCTATTTCTGAGAACCGGTCCCAAACATTAGATTTAGCAgcctgaattttttttcttttaattatgtAAATTCCCGACCTCAATTTCTCCCACACCTCGTCTTCCATCTGCACTTTTATTTCTCCGTTTTTGTTGTCGTGGCTGGCGCCGGGAGCTGCTTGGTGCGCCGCTTTCATGACGTGACGCCAAAGGTTTGGGGACATCACGCAAGTTATGTTGCTACGGCCTTCGTATTGTAACCTTATCAAAGAacctaataaaatatgaaaatcgaTATtcccaaatatttaatataggcTATAGGGAATTGCACGCAACAAACATGGATTCCCATacggtaaaaaaatatattttatctggccaaaatatattttaaatatatggtaAATATATGTAACAAACAGTGAAGttcaatgaaatatatttttgaaactgaaaatatattttgtttcaaccttcatatacttaaaatatatttaaacatgtatttcaggggcaggaaaaatatatttatatataaaaatatatttcagggcgcaagaaaatacatttccaatCTTACAGTCGACAATGCAAATGTGCGTGGAAGAAAGCCTTGCGAACAAAACTATCCATTATGTTTGAAGAATTATAAACACTTacagaaaaacatgaatttcCACATATTTTCCACATTGACACTTTGTTCACATATCTTCCCAAAAAATACAGATAGTGATCATGGcacctcacaaatgtgtgttttagtctattacttattaattaattcatttatttatgaatttaattgtaatttattgtcaGTGTAATATAGCGTTTAGATCTAcatcaaatacaaataaatagattaataaaatcGCTAGATGTACGATGTCATCTGTGACGTAATTTGAATGGGAAACCACTAGCAGCGCTCACGGACTTCTGGAGTACTGCGCATGCGCGTCATTTTGAACTGTAACGGTCGTCAGTCAACCGGGAGTTCTCGGAGTAAAAGGTAAGAGCTAAcgttataactttatttttagtcgtcatttttcacatatgtaatgtttattgctactttgaatgtataatgttttattgtcaaggttttttttttaactttatttgtcaaattaatGCCCCGTTTGTTTATTTGCTCACATGAGACGCATTTGATATTTTCAGATTTCCGTTTTAAAgttagttgtttttaatttggacactagtgaaaactaacgttacacacaaaaaatgtttaatattttttttaaatttcagctgtagagtgtttgggagacc
Proteins encoded:
- the LOC137035006 gene encoding serine protease FAM111A codes for the protein MSPNLWRHVMKAAHQAAPGASHDNKNGEIKVQMEDEVWEKLSDKKDGESVQPNDTEQKTIQEKKTKVTDPSTEGHATQTTSGNSSGDSGNSFFTDIKNILQTLCKDVLDQLNQQENPQVQEFLQKDYDKGVVECFTEVNKVRRIIELSDSVCVIAVDDSARGTGFLLFDRFILTNAHVVEKFVYSPQEAPRTLKLSGTLKAVFNYEVFGSEANTLPVKSDLIAYRYEKDDKLRCHDFALLELNTVKPANCTELLSCYKHAPSPNSGGIYIVGHPGCGVKKMDPCFIIGIENQLQSINKHISENVSCPYVSWGCWPYLYKNQITYDSCFFHGSSGSPVFDEHCNLIGMHSGGFDYKEGEKTRSVIEFSYSMQPILESIVTQVSTRSDILELLSEFPSIQAVKKTEDAYIANVPIKQEQQSEDGKMEEN